From Amia ocellicauda isolate fAmiCal2 chromosome 12, fAmiCal2.hap1, whole genome shotgun sequence, a single genomic window includes:
- the pcm1 gene encoding pericentriolar material 1 protein isoform X2, which yields MATGGAPFEDGADDQDLPNWSISNGSLDDRLNNMDWGVQQKKANRSSEKNKKKCVSAESRLTNDISPESTPGTGRRRSRTPHTFSHVKYITQMSVPEQAELERLKQRINFTDLDERSIGSDSQGRATAANNQRQLAENKKAFNFLPLHVNTNKSKESTMTTSKETKKQSPGRDLLPSVLRKDAFQGEQGSQIEDVTREPGMDSSQVVSKLVQIREYIAKASSMRDDLVEKNEIPANVERLSHLIDHLKEQEKSYLRFLQKMLARENDEDDIRTIDSAVGSGSVAESTSLNIEVQSEASDTTEISQILNYRPCIEDKLGNSATPGQFSDFDVTATPKEKRERGALNGRGIWPNRINSQQLGKGRDPHGEAKEELENLRKQHDLLQRMLHQQEQLRALQGRQAALLAMQQKAEQAVAVMDETVVTETTGSVSGLSITSELNDELNDLIQRFHNQLHDSQTKAIPDNRRQAESLSLTREVSRSRNSPVSEQPSADNAKLLKLKELQDKKHTMDKILQELHTLRDQTLNNNSFPAASASSQRSVVSTAPSARSPAVNREPNTLSSATRLDSTASQNDSEVEDHVHPTAKLRKLKEVHKRLNELRELVHYYEQTSDMMVDTVNENVKEDDEETEEESIFESIFDSDHENPEPITNIRNPQRAANWVDMNSLTNAHSVNNRDGRLNTDCEINNRSATNLRSLNILSVIECQYNGDRSYNEVKDDKDEEALEDDEDAQQREESEGSVSSRRSSLEDDPEFVQKIHRLHTAKQKLRQLQELVAMVQSDDTDETTANASSVTEDDGLNQQPNNTRSNVSKSQKDVALKEKAREKFYEAKLKQQQKELKQLHDERQRLMEIQEKIQDLHWACPDLQLSMSSTASQAAPNKLPAATSTPAVSTNSAVLKPTADNVTASSSDNELWSEMRRHQILREELRQRRKQLESLMAEHQRRKVLNDSSAKSDGTETQGPQQLSRYERTMATWGGSTQCVVDEDEEGYPSDEGAQDEEEEEEEDVSSSSSEDFPEYSSQNRRTYSARKSRESTWKNSNPYSVDGNVRPSPKSKQQQNVSMRRQENLRWASDLSFVEENQQWQEQIVQLKKQLDFSNNICQTLMQDQQTLSYMLQSLLTIPYSVLPNNLGSPQVQLIMHQLNQCYTQLAWQQNNVQRLKQMLNDLLRQQQSQQTQQGANRDGSTCPASPNVFFPFNLPPPLSSLNMPGLANFSPLSSGFNLNPVFPPTFGEFPQNASAHTSNERQRVDHNTSVKTEYMAFPQPFESTSLNGTEKNRSATEVEGCDHQGACWHGGAHNGNTEGQSSGTQSQQALNPQPSRNVRNRPFEEESLESFSSMPDPMDPTTVTKTFKSRKASAQASLASKDKTPKSKNKRKRSKVHNRNPGSSNVGQESGNASSASEYSKERVLHSKQKDKPQSIFDKLTQEQLNSKLKCSKSNDLSSANAWTAPFHSNRNACTEAPETSSDFSLFEALRETIYSEVATLISQNESRPHFLIELFHELQMLNTDYLRQRALYALQDIVTRHLTEKKETNEEQPMSLSSVAWAASNSELTPSESLATSDGEASEKNTGNKLTLNRKPNDGIVEFVDNDSTLSTSSNLEPFANDDLGNTVIHLDKALARIREYERMKLRSEYSENTADSSAIEQRAPEGLEGACQSPSITGQISTDIPCPRIDTQQLDRQIKAIMTEVIPFFKEHMDDVCSSQLLTSIRRMVLTLTQQNDESKEFVRFFHKQLGGILQDSLTKFAGRTLKECGEDLLVEISEILFNELAFFRLMQDLDNSSSTVKQKGKKKMDATSVKQTLNTEENKSSEGDGDQPFSGDLHDEDKDKDDTEQILTEHEAEQNKTKETLNTDASDREEEEEDEDSEGLPMSISLSKAETQLLTNYGSGEDEDEDEELEEFEAGPIDVQTSLQASSEAVCEPEQGRNEKDVDINSQNPSQESTSDQNRTEFPEAKLDGAESTEMADSEDVKENSITVTAAVNEVTTDENGSSPTFSEGISVDAAADQVEGRSAAVTPEGSLACSPDTDSPVLINDYEAGSGNLSQKSDEDDFVKVEDLPLQLSVLCEDELRKRIAEEQENNNLSAEILHGSGDELADLIGNSQALKEPETIGAQSA from the exons ATGGCGACTGGAGGAGCTCCTTTTGAAGATGGTGCTGATGACCAAGATTTGCCTAACTGGAGTATTAGTAATGGAAGCCTGGATGACAGGTTAAATAATATG GATTGGGGGGTGCAGCAGAAGAAAGCCAATAGGTCTTCAGAgaagaacaagaagaaatgtgttTCAGCTGAAAGTCGGTTAACCAATGACATCTCCCCAGAGTCCACTCCAGGGACTGGTCGAAGGCGTTCAAGAACTCCTCACACGTTCTCCCATGTGAAGTATATTACCCAAATGTCTGTTCCAGAGCAAGCAGAGTTAGAGCGACTTAAACAAAGGATAAATTTCACTGATTTAGATGAG aGGAGCATTGGAAGTGATTCTCAAGGGCGAGCCACAGCTGCAAATAACCAAAGGCAacttgctgaaaataaaaaagcattcaACTTCTTACCACTACATGTCAACACTAACAAAAGCAAGGAATCCACTATGACCACAAGCAAAGAAACCAAAAAGCAGTCCCCAGGAAGAGATCTGCTTCCTTCAGTTTTGAGAAAAGATGCTTTTCAGGGAGAACAGGGATCTCAAATTGAAGATGTTACCAGAGAACCAGGGATGGACAGCAGCCAG GTTGTCAGCAAGCTTGTTCAAATTAGGGAATATATTGCCAAGGCCAGCTCCATGCGAGATGACCttgtggaaaaaaatgaaatcccaGCAAATGTTGAGCGTTTATCACATCTAATAGATCACCTAAAGGAACAGGAGAAATCCTACTTGCGATTTCTACAAAAGATGTTG GCGAGAGAGAATGATGAAGATGATATTCGTACTATCGATTCTGCAGTGGGATCTGGCTCCGTTGCCGAGAGCACCTCTTTGAATATAGAAGTTCAGTCTGAGGCTTCGGATACCACA GAGATCTCTCAAATTCTGAATTATCGGCCCTGCATTGAGGACAAGCTAGGGAATTCTGCCACACCAGGACAGTTTTCAGACTTTGATGTTACTGCAACACcaaaagagaaaagagagagaggtgccCTGAATGGCAGGGGAATATGGCCTAATAGGATTAATAGCCAACAACTTGGAAAG GGAAGAGATCCTCACGGAGAAGCAAAGGAAGAACTGGAGAATCTCCGAAAGCAGCACGACCTGCTGCAGAGGATGCTTCACCAGCAGGAGCAGCTCAGAGCCCTGCAGGGGAGACAGGCTGCGCTGTTAGCCATGCAGCAGAAAGCCGAACAGGCCGTTGCTGTTATGGATGAGACGG ttgtaaCAGAAACAACTGGGAGTGTCTCTGGACTGAGCATCACCTCAGAGCTAAATGATGAGTTAAATGATTTAATTCAGCGATTCCACAACCAGCTTCATGATTCACAG ACAAAAGCCATTCCAGACAACCGAAGACAAGCAGAAAGTCTGTCCCTCACCCGAGAGGTTTCCAGAAGTAGAAACTCCCCTGTCTCAGAGCAACCTTCTGCAGATAACGCTAAACTTCTCAAGCTGAAAGAACTGCAAGACAAAAAGCATACCATGGATAAAATACTACAAGAACTTCACACACTAAGGGATCAGACCCTGAATAACAACTCTT TTCCAGCTGCGTCTGCATCATCTCAGAGGAGTGTGGTTTCTACTGCACCTTCAGCAAGGTCTCCTGCAGTCAACAGGGAGCCAAACACGCTGTCCTCTGCCACACGACTGGACTCGACAGCCTCCCAGAATGACAGTGAAGTAGAAGACCATGTCCACCCAACTGCAAAGCTAAG GAAACTGAAGGAGGTTCATAAGCGACTGAATGAGCTACGTGAGTTAGTGCATTATTACGAACAGACCTCTGATATGATGGTGGACACAGtcaatgaaaatgttaaagaagatgatgaagaaacCGAAGAGGAATCCATTTTTGAATCTATTTTTGATTCTGACCATGAAAATCCTGAGCCCATTACAAATATCAG AAACCCACAGCGAGCTGCAAATTGGGTGGACATGAACAGCTTGACCAATGCTCACAGTGTGAATAACAGAGATGGGAGATTAAACACTGATTGTGAGATCAACAACAGATCAGCAACTAACTTGAGAAGCCTAAACATCTTGTCTGTGATAG AGTGCCAGTACAATGGGGATAGGTCCTACAATGAGGTTAAGGATGATAAAGATGAGGAGGCACTGGAAGATGATGAAGATGCTCAACAGAGGGAAGAAAGTGAAGGCTCTGTGTCCAGCCGAAGAAGTAGTCTGGAAGACGATCCTGAGTTTGTCCAGAAAATCCACAGACTTCACACAGCTAAACAGAAACTGAGGCAGCTGCAGGAGCTGGTCGCAATGGTTCAG AGTGATGATACTGATGAGACGACTGCTAATGCATCCAGTGTGACTGAAGACGATGGCCTCAACCAGCAACCAAATAACACTAGAAGTAATGTTTCTAAGTCCCAGAAAGATGTGGCACTGAAAGAAAAAGCCAG AGAAAAGTTTTACGAAGCTAAACTTAAGCAGCAGCAGAAGGAGCTTAAACAATTGCATGATGAAAGACAGCGACTGATGGAAATTCAGGAGAAGATCCAAGACCTGCATTGGGCTTGCCCTGATTTACAG ttgtcCATGTCTAGCACAGCTAGTCAAGCAGCACCCAATAAACTCCCTGCTGCAACATCAACTCCTGCTGTCAGTACCAATAGTGCAGTATTGAAACCAACTGCGGACAATGTAACTGCTTCTTCCTCTGATAATGAG cTTTGGTCAGAGATGCGTCGACATCAGATCTTGCGAGAAGAGCTACGACAGAGAAGAAAACAGCTTGAATCATTAATGGCTGAACATCAGAGGcgaaaagtattgaatgacagTTCTGCCAAAAGTGATGGTACAGAAACGCAAGGTCCCCAGCAGCTGAGCAGATATGAAAG GACCATGGCCACATGGGGTGGTTCTACACAGTGCGTAGTGGATGAAGATGAGGAAGGCTACCCCTCTGATGAGGGAGCAcaagatgaggaggaggaggaggaggaggatgtgaGCTCAAGCTCAAGTGAAGACTTCCCTGAATATTCAAGCCAGAACCGCAGAACTTACAGTGCCAGGAAGTCTAGGGAAAG CACCTGGAAAAATTCCAACCCATATTCTGTGGATGGCAATGTGCGTCCCTCACCCAAGTCAAAGCAGCAGCAAAATGTCAGTATGAGACGGCAGGAAAATCTTCGCTGGGCATCTGATCTGTCTTTTGTGGAGGAGAATCAACAATGGCAGGAACAAATTGTCCAGCTGAAGAAGCAGCTTGATTTCAGTAACAATATTTGCCAGACATTGATGCAAGACCAGCAG ACCCTTTCATACATGCTTCAGAGTCTGCTGACCATCCCCTACAGCGTGTTGCCAAACAATCTTGGATCCCCTCAAGTGCAGTTAATAATGCACCAGTTAAATCAGTGCTATACACAACTGGCATGGCAACAGAACAATGTTCAAAG ATTGAAACAAATGCTGAACGATCTCCTGCGCCAGCAGCAATCGCAACAAACGCAGCAGGGTGCTAACCGGGATGGCAGTACCTGCCCTGCATCTCCAAATGTGTTCTTTCCATTTAATTTACCTCCCCCTTTAAGCTCACTGAACATGCCTGGGCTTGCAAACTTCTCTCCTCTTTCTTCTG GATTTAACTTAAATCCAGTGTTTCCACCCACCTTTGGAGAATTCCCCCAAAATGCATCTGCCCACACCAGCAATGAGCGACAACGAGTGGATCACAACACATCTGTGAAAACTGAGTATATGGCTTTTCCACAACCTTTTGAGAGTACATCTCTGAATGGCACAGAGAAGAATCG GAGTGCGACAGAGGTTGAAGGTTGTGACCACCAGGGTGCTTGCTGGCATGGTGGGGCTCACAATGGCAATACTGAAGGGCAGTCCTCTGGCACACAAAGCCAGCAAGCTCTTAATCCACAGCCTTCCAGAAATGTCCGAAACCGTCCGTTTGAGGAGGAGTCCCTAGAGAGCTTCAGCAGTATGCCAGATCCTATGGACCCAACTACAGTCACTAAAACCTTCAAATCAAGAAAAGCTTCAGCCCAAGCAAGTCTTGCTTCAAAAGACAAAACCcccaaatcaaaaaacaaaagaaagcgGAGTAAAGTACACAACAGAAATCCAGGAAGTAGTAACGTGG GACAGGAAAGTGGCAATGCTTCCAGTGCGAGTGAATACAGTAAAGAGAGGGTCCTTCACTCCAAACAGAAAGACAAACCTCAAAGTATCTTTGATAAACTAACACAGGAGCAGCTGAACAGTAAATTGAAATGCAGCAAATCCAATGACCTTTCTTCAG CAAATGCTTGGACAGCTCCCTTCCACTCTAACAGAAATGCATGCACTGAAGCACCAG aaACCAGCAGCGACTTTTCCCTGTTTGAAGCACTGCGTGAGACCATATATTCTGAGGTGGCAACTTTAATTTCGCAGAATGAATCCCGGCCACATTTCCTAATTGAACTTTTCCATGAACTTCAGATGCTCAACACAGATTATTTACGACAAAGAGCGCTTTATGCCTTACAG GACATTGTGACTAGGCATCTGACTGAAAAGAAAGAGACTAATGAGGAGCAGCCAATGTCTCTGAGTTCAGTTGCATGGGCCGCCTCCAATTCAGAACTGACTCCCAGTGAAAGCCTAGCTACAAGTGATGGG GAGGCTTCAGAGAAGAACACGGGCAATAAACTAACCCTAAACAGGAAACCGAATGATGGTATTGTTGAATTTGTGGATAATGATAGTACCCTGTCTACCTCTTCCAACCTTGAACCATTTGCAAACGATGATCTAG GGAATACTGTGATTCACTTGGACAAAGCACTGGCAAGGATACGAGAGTATGAGCGCATGAAACTCAGATCTGAATATAGCGAGAATACGGCTGACTCCTCTGCCATTGAACAACGGGCACCTGAAGGCCTAGAAG GTGCTTGCCAAAGTCCTAGTATAACCGGACAGATCTCAACAGATATTCCCTGTCCACGTATTGATACTCAACAACTCGACCGGCAGATTAAAGCAATCATGACGGAAGTCATTCCCTTTTTTAAG GAGCACATGGATGATGTATGCTCCTCACAGCTTCTGACTTCTATCAGGCGTATGGtcctcacactcacacagcagAATGACGAGAGCAAGGAGTTTGTGCGATTCTTTCACAAACAGCTCGGCGGTATATTGCAG gATTCATTGACCAAATTTGCTGGGAGAACACTGAAGGAATGTGGAGAAGATCTGCTAGTGGAAATTTCTGAAATCCTCTTTAATGAGCTGGCTTTCTTCCGATTAATGCAAGACCTAGATAACAGTAGCTCTACAGTGaagcaaaaagggaaaaagaaaatggatgCCACATCTGTGAAACAGACACTGAACACAGAG GAAAATAAATCCTCTGAAGGCGATGGGGATCAGCCTTTTTCAGGAGATTTACATGATGAAGATAAA GACAAAGATGACACTGAACAGATCCTTACTGAACATGaggctgaacaaaacaaaaccaaggaAACCCTGAACACTGATGCATCTgacagggaggaggaggaggaagatgaaGACAGTGAAGGGTTACCCATGTCTATAA gtcttTCTAAAGCAGAGACTCAGCTCCTGACAAACTATGGCAGTGGAGAGGAtgaggatgaagatgaagaaCTTGAAGAGTTTGAAGCTGGGCCTATCGATGTTCAAACCTCTCTTCAAGCTAGCAGTGAAGCTGTGTGTGAACCTGAGCAGGGTCGCAATGAGAAG gaTGTCGACATAAACTCCCAAAACCCCAGTCAAGAAAGCACGTCTGATCAAAATCGCACTGAATTCCCTGAAG CCAAGCTCGATGGTGCAGAATCCACGGAGATGGCCGATTCTGAAGATGTGAAGGAGAACTCTATTACTGTTACTGCTGCTGTGAACGAAGTGACTACTGATGAAAATGGCTCTTCCCCAACGTTCAGTGAGGGAATTAGTGTTGATGCTGCTGCAGATCAAGTGGAGGGGAGATCTGCTGCTGTAACACCAGAAGGTTCCTTGGCATGCAGTCCTGATACAGACTCTCCTGTCTTGATTAACGACTAT GAAGCTGGATCTGGAAATTTAAGCCAAAAGTCTGATGAAGATGATTTTGTGAAAGTGGAAGATTTACCATTGCAACTTTCTGTGCTATGTGAG GATGAACTTCGAAAAAGAATTGCAGAGGAACAAGAGAATAACAATTTATCTGCCGAAATTCTTCATGGAAGTGGGGATGAACTTGCTGATCTGATTGGAAACTCGCAAGCTCTAAAAGAACCTG AAACCATTGGAGCCCAAAGTGCATGA